A region of Maridesulfovibrio sp. DNA encodes the following proteins:
- a CDS encoding BON domain-containing protein yields MKLNNVLMLAVFITTIFFTGCSTAYKAVMDERSISTQTADATISGTIMKKYLDDDDVSVMGIEPYTFAGHVYLVGEYENLGQKSKAISIAENVEGVTNVTQYLLLKKELPDCGTTENLSILADVKSSLIGDGDIWSTNVEVKVVQCQVVLLGLVGSESEINKSITHAKNTEGVRKVKSYLRVSNKP; encoded by the coding sequence ATGAAATTAAACAATGTGCTAATGCTGGCAGTCTTCATCACGACCATATTTTTCACAGGGTGCAGCACAGCTTACAAAGCAGTAATGGACGAACGCAGTATCAGCACCCAGACTGCGGACGCAACCATATCGGGGACAATCATGAAGAAATATCTTGATGACGACGATGTCTCCGTTATGGGCATTGAGCCGTACACCTTTGCGGGACATGTTTATCTGGTGGGCGAATATGAGAACCTCGGCCAAAAATCAAAAGCAATCTCAATAGCCGAGAATGTTGAAGGGGTAACGAATGTAACCCAATACCTTTTACTTAAAAAGGAACTCCCCGACTGCGGGACAACCGAAAACCTGTCTATTCTGGCTGACGTAAAATCATCATTGATCGGCGATGGAGATATCTGGTCTACAAATGTTGAAGTAAAAGTAGTTCAATGTCAGGTAGTGCTTTTAGGGCTGGTTGGGTCCGAGTCTGAAATCAATAAATCAATCACCCACGCAAAAAACACGGAAGGGGTTCGTAAAGTGAAATCATATCTTCGCGTCTCCAATAAACCATGA
- a CDS encoding Na+/H+ antiporter NhaC family protein gives MKQEANGLALAPLGLFLVIFIGTGFFLTMNGTSMAFYQLSATVAILPAIAWAIWMGKDKINDKINIFLRGAGEPGIITMCMIYLLAGGFAAVAKSIGGVESTVNLGLSIVPASMVLPGLFVIAAFIATAMGTSMGTIAAIAPIAVGVAGKTDIPSALLMGAVVGGAMFGDNLSMISDTTIAATRTQGCKMSDKFKMNLLIALPAALITVVILYIAGEGGQVVADGGYSLLKVLPYITILVMAVLGINVFVVLGAGIVFTGLVGFIAMDSFNLLTFSQDIYKGFTGMQEILVLSLLVGGLGELIKFHGGITYIINFIGKLTKGTKSTKAGEFSISALSVMSDLCTANNTVAIILTGGMAKEIAESHNVDPRRSASLLDIFSCVVQGLIPYGAQVLLAGSISGLSPLEIIGNMHYCFILAVVAVLSIMTGFPRAKD, from the coding sequence ATGAAACAGGAAGCAAACGGATTGGCTCTAGCGCCGCTAGGGTTATTTTTGGTAATATTTATTGGTACCGGTTTTTTTCTGACCATGAACGGAACCAGCATGGCTTTTTATCAGCTTTCCGCAACTGTTGCCATTCTTCCCGCAATTGCGTGGGCCATATGGATGGGAAAAGATAAGATTAACGATAAGATTAATATCTTTCTGCGCGGTGCAGGGGAGCCGGGCATCATCACCATGTGTATGATTTACCTTCTGGCAGGGGGATTCGCAGCGGTCGCCAAATCCATCGGCGGCGTTGAATCCACTGTTAATCTTGGGCTGTCCATTGTCCCTGCTTCCATGGTTCTGCCCGGACTGTTTGTTATCGCCGCATTTATCGCCACAGCGATGGGTACTTCCATGGGTACAATTGCTGCCATTGCCCCCATTGCCGTAGGTGTTGCCGGAAAGACAGATATCCCTTCCGCATTGCTCATGGGTGCTGTTGTGGGCGGAGCCATGTTCGGGGATAACCTGTCCATGATTTCCGACACCACCATCGCTGCAACCCGCACTCAGGGCTGTAAAATGAGCGATAAATTCAAGATGAACCTGCTTATAGCCTTACCGGCGGCACTTATAACTGTCGTTATTTTGTATATTGCCGGGGAGGGCGGTCAGGTTGTTGCTGACGGTGGCTACAGTCTGCTCAAGGTGCTTCCCTACATAACCATTCTTGTGATGGCTGTTCTTGGCATAAATGTATTTGTCGTCCTCGGCGCGGGTATTGTTTTTACCGGATTGGTCGGCTTCATTGCAATGGACAGCTTTAATCTGCTTACTTTTTCTCAGGATATTTACAAAGGGTTTACCGGAATGCAGGAAATCCTTGTGTTGTCCCTGCTTGTAGGCGGGCTTGGGGAGCTGATTAAGTTCCATGGCGGTATCACTTACATCATCAATTTTATCGGCAAGCTGACCAAGGGCACAAAGTCCACCAAGGCCGGTGAGTTCAGTATCAGTGCTCTTTCAGTAATGTCTGACCTTTGTACTGCCAACAACACTGTAGCCATTATCCTTACCGGGGGCATGGCCAAGGAGATTGCAGAAAGTCATAATGTTGATCCCCGCCGCAGTGCAAGCCTGTTGGATATTTTCTCCTGCGTTGTTCAGGGACTTATTCCCTACGGGGCACAGGTCCTGCTGGCCGGGTCCATTTCCGGGCTTTCACCTTTGGAGATAATCGGCAACATGCACTATTGCTTCATTCTTGCAGTAGTCGCGGTTCTCAGCATCATGACCGGGTTTCCTAGAGCCAAAGACTAG
- a CDS encoding pentapeptide repeat-containing protein, whose amino-acid sequence MKFLNFKLRIATPKLLKISYQTLVKTLYVAILLVIFLFFIKQFIQSPPPNICGSLDPDLNWWNLTMLHLKEGSKDGIANYIIYRNIGLFVAGFIGAFLAFWRSKSLSRQATVAEQGHITERIIRASEQLGSPEVHVRIGAIYTLWRTATDTNLEADKSMILDMLCAYIRSPTENHANKNSLSLKDNYGIIRKKNTEERIRDDVQICLNLLCKKIVELDLSSPYYCNLKNSFLKNSDLGDADLREADLRDADLTGAKLREADLTKADLTKADLSWADLSWAYLGGAKLGGACLRGADLGGAYLTGAKLREADLTEAHLSWADLRGADLRGADLGGAYLSWADLRGADLRGADLTGAKLREADLTEAHLSWADLTRAYLFETKLTEAKLRKADLTEAKLRMAGLTGAYLSETKLTQADLRGAELSGAKLAWADLTGANLFDTNLTQTDLTRTNLSGTKLAWADLTGAKLTRADLTGAKLTRALLTGAKLTQANLTGANLSGTELTGAILTGAKLTRADLTGAYLRGAELTGVDLWSIRTSSINIGTNEIKLDPNQQDILGLTAYKHIMSNTK is encoded by the coding sequence ATGAAATTTCTAAATTTCAAATTGCGCATTGCTACTCCAAAATTATTAAAAATAAGTTACCAGACACTCGTCAAAACATTGTATGTGGCTATTTTATTAGTAATATTTTTATTCTTTATAAAACAATTCATTCAATCTCCACCACCCAATATATGTGGTTCACTAGACCCAGACTTAAATTGGTGGAATTTAACGATGCTCCATCTTAAAGAAGGTTCAAAAGATGGTATTGCCAACTACATCATATACAGAAACATCGGACTTTTTGTAGCTGGTTTTATAGGTGCTTTTCTTGCCTTTTGGCGTTCAAAAAGTCTTTCCCGGCAAGCAACAGTAGCTGAGCAAGGGCATATAACAGAAAGAATTATTCGTGCTTCAGAGCAATTAGGAAGTCCAGAAGTCCATGTTCGGATTGGGGCTATTTATACCTTATGGAGAACTGCCACTGATACGAATCTAGAAGCAGACAAGAGTATGATTCTAGATATGTTATGTGCTTATATAAGAAGCCCTACCGAAAATCATGCTAATAAGAATTCATTAAGCCTTAAAGATAACTACGGTATAATTCGCAAAAAAAATACAGAGGAAAGAATAAGAGATGATGTTCAGATATGTTTAAATCTTTTATGTAAAAAGATTGTTGAACTTGACCTGTCGTCGCCATATTATTGCAATCTTAAAAATTCATTCTTAAAAAATTCTGACCTCGGGGATGCTGACCTCAGGGAGGCTGACCTCAGGGATGCTGACCTCACGGGGGCTAAACTCAGGGAGGCTGACCTTACGAAGGCTGACCTTACGAAGGCTGACCTCAGTTGGGCTGACCTCAGTTGGGCTTACCTCGGGGGGGCTAAACTCGGGGGGGCTTGCCTAAGGGGGGCTGACCTCGGGGGGGCTTACCTCACGGGGGCTAAACTCAGGGAGGCTGACCTCACAGAGGCTCACCTCAGTTGGGCTGACCTAAGGGGGGCTGACCTAAGGGGGGCTGACCTCGGGGGGGCTTACCTCAGTTGGGCTGACCTAAGGGGGGCTGACCTAAGGGGGGCTGACCTCACGGGGGCTAAACTCAGGGAGGCTGACCTCACAGAGGCTCACCTCAGTTGGGCTGACCTCACGAGGGCTTACCTCTTTGAGACGAAACTCACGGAGGCTAAACTCAGGAAGGCTGACCTCACGGAGGCTAAACTCAGGATGGCTGGCCTCACGGGGGCTTACCTCTCGGAGACGAAACTCACGCAGGCTGACCTCAGGGGGGCAGAACTCTCAGGGGCGAAACTCGCGTGGGCTGACCTCACGGGGGCTAACCTCTTTGATACTAACCTCACGCAGACAGACCTTACGAGGACTAACCTCTCGGGGACGAAACTCGCGTGGGCCGACCTCACGGGGGCGAAACTCACTAGGGCTGACCTCACGGGGGCAAAACTCACGAGAGCTCTCCTCACAGGGGCGAAACTCACGCAGGCTAACCTCACGGGTGCTAACCTCTCGGGGACGGAACTCACGGGGGCTATCCTCACGGGGGCGAAACTCACTAGGGCTGACCTCACGGGGGCTTACCTCAGGGGGGCTGAACTCACGGGGGTTGACTTATGGTCAATACGCACGAGCTCTATAAATATAGGAACAAATGAAATAAAACTAGATCCGAATCAGCAAGATATTCTTGGGTTAACTGCTTATAAACACATAATGTCGAATACAAAATAA